The following coding sequences are from one Eucalyptus grandis isolate ANBG69807.140 chromosome 11, ASM1654582v1, whole genome shotgun sequence window:
- the LOC104425241 gene encoding NAC domain-containing protein 1 has product MKNCLQPNLPPGFRFHPTDEELILHYLRKKMTSTPLPVSIIAEVDLYKFDPWELPGKATFGETEWYFFSPRDRKYPNGARPNRSAASGYWKATGTDKIILDSSTGKNLGVKKALVFYQGKPPKGIKSQWIMHEYRLANSPVPIYSDKAIKLKELSMRLDEWVLCRIYKRSSAAYSITPMATASDDPEEEQRLTREDINNDNSTVDAIRPMMMMNGSSSFSNLFDAVDFSMLRNFLSDDYNGQCSNANDVRDVLVSTQSANQASLDQKMFQSLPQLTSYSAASQNPLKRKYSWNEDSDAANLVKRNLMSQTFLDQHVLLSPHLHHQFQGF; this is encoded by the exons ATGAAGAATTGCCTTCAACCAAATCTCCCACCAGGTTTCAGGTTTCATCCAACAGATGAAGAGCTCATCCTTCATTACCTCAGAAAGAAGATGACCTCCACTCCTCTTCCTGTCTCCATCATTGCTGAAGTTGATCTATACAAGTTTGATCCATGGGAATTACCAG GCAAGGCAACGTTTGGGGAGACAGAATGGTACTTCTTCAGTCCTAGGGACCGGAAATACCCAAACGGCGCGAGGCCAAACAGATCGGCGGCGTCAGGTTACTGGAAGGCAACCGGGACCGACAAGATCATATTGGACTCGTCCACCGGCAAGAATCTCGGTGTGAAGAAGGCGCTTGTGTTCTACCAGGGGAAACCTCCTAAAGGAATCAAGAGCCAGTGGATCATGCATGAGTATCGCCTAGCGAACTCTCCCGTTCCCATCTACAGCGACAAAGCCATCAAGCTTAAAGAGTTGTCCATGCGA TTGGACGAGTGGGTTCTCTGTCGCATCTACAAAAGATCAAGTGCAGCATATTCCATAACACCGATGGCGACAGCGAGCGATGATCCGGAGGAAGAACAGCGCTTGACTAGAGAAGATATCAATAACGACAACAGCACCGTCGATGCGATCAGgcccatgatgatgatgaacggttcttcatccttctccaACTTGTTTGATGCCGTGGACTTCTCGATGCTGAGGAACTTCCTGTCGGACGATTACAATGGCCAGTGCAGTAATGCTAATGATGTTAGGGACGTCTTGGTCTCAACTCAGAGTGCGAATCAAGCGAGTTTGGACCAGAAGATGTTTCAGAGCCTTCCTCAGTTGACAAGCTACTCAGCGGCATCGCAGAATCCGCTCAAGCGCAAGTATTCATGGAACGAAGATTCAGATGCGGCGAATTTGGTGAAGAGAAATTTGATGAGCCAGACGTTCTTGGATCAGCATGTGCTCTTGAGCCCGCATCTTCATCATCAGTTTCAAGGGTTTTGA